The Pseudoalteromonas translucida KMM 520 genome segment CCCGATGGCAGTTATGACTTTCCAACCCTACCAGCAAGCTTTGCAACGAAAGATGCCCGAGCGCACTATGAATTTTGGCAAGACAAAAACCTACCTAATAGCTGGTATAAATTTCGCGATATTGCACTATTTTGGTTAGATAAAGGCGTAGATGGCTTTCGCTATGACATGGCCGAAATGGTGCCAGTTGAATTTTGGAGCTTTTTAAATTCGGCAATCAAAATGCAAAACCCTAATGCCTTTTTACTTGCCGAAGTATATAACCCAAAAATGTACCGAGGTTATATTCATCAGGGCAAAATGGATTACTTATACGACAAGGTGGGTTTTTACGACACGCTAAAAGCTATTATGCAAAATAAGCAAGCTGCGAGCACTATTTTTGATGCACAACAGCAAGTTGCCGATATAGAACAGCACATGCTGCACTTTTTAGAAAACCACGACGAGCAACGTATTGCCAGCCCCGATTTTGCAGGTAACGCGCTATGGGGCAAACCAGCCATGGTGGTATCTACGTTAATTAGCCGCTCGCCTAGCTTGTTATATTTTGGCCAAGATGTAGGCGAAGATGGCTCTGAAAACGCCGGGTTTGGCACGCCAACCCGTACCAGTATTTTTGATTATATTGGCGTTCCTGCGCATCAAGCGTGGATGAATAACGGCCAGTTCGATGGTGCTAATTTAACACCTGAGCAAGCTAGCTTACGAGAATACTACAAAGCCATTATGGCGTTAAATAACTTACCTGCGGTAGTGGGCGGCGACATGCACGCTTTAAACGTAAAGGGTAGCGACAGGGTTGTTGCGTTTTCACGTAGTTTAGGTCGCCAAGTGATTTTGGTACTAAGCAACTTTAGCGAGCAACAACAAACAATCACTATTAACTTAAATAGCCAAACAACTGCAAATATAGGTGCAAATTCAGCGTTACACGATTTACTCGAAACACATAACGGTGTGTTAGTGAGTAATAACGACCAAGGTGCAAGTTTTACACTTACCCTTAATGCACTAAGTAGCGCGGTATTAACCAATAAGGTAAATAATGAACAATAATAGCAATAAACCCGACCTAAGCTTTTGGCAAATATGGAACATGTGTTTTGGTTTTTTAGGGATTCAATTTGGGTTTGCCCTGCAAAACGGTAACGTTAGCCGTATATTTCAAACGCTTGGTGCCGACATTGATGATATACCTATTTTATGGGTAGCCGCTCCGCTAACGGGGTTAATTGTACAACCTATTATTGGTTACTGGAGTGATAAAACCTGGGGTAAGTTAGGTCGTCGCCGTCCGTTTTTTTTATATGGTGCAATTTTAACTACACTGTCGTTATTTATAATGCCTAACTCACCAACGCTGTGGATTGCAGCCGGTATGCTGTGGATTATGGATGCGTCAATTAACGTTACTATGGAACCGTTTCGTGCTTTAGTTGGCGACAACCTGCCTAAAAAACAGCGTGCAACAGGTTATGCCATGCAAAGCTTTTTTATAGGCATTGGCGCTGTAGTTGCATCAGCACTACCATGGATGATGGCTAACTGGTTTGGTATTGCTAATACCGCGCCGGCTGGGCAAATTCCTGATTCAGTAAAGTATTCGTTTTACTTTGGCGCGGTAATTTTACTGGTTGCTGTAGGTTGGAGTATTCTAACCACCAAAGAATACTCGCCAGAGCAACTCGCTGCATTTAATCACCAAGAAGAGCCTGCTTCTCAAAGCCAACCAACCGCTAATATTAACTTTAGCAAAGGGGGCATAATATTTAGTGTTTTAGGCTTAGCCGTTTTAGCCTTGGTAAGCGCCTTAAATTTAGAAAAAGAACTGTATTTATTGGCTGGCGGTTTAGTGAGTTTTGGGGTTGTTCAGTTTATAGCGGCAGCCTTGCAAGCTAAACAACTTACATCGGGTGGTTTTTATCAGGTATTAAACGACGTATTTACTATGCCCGAAGCCATGAAACAGCTGGCGTGGGTGCAGTTTTTTAGCTGGTTTTCGTTATTTGCAATGTGGATTTATACCACTTCAGCGGTAACGGGGTTTCATTACGGCAGCAGCGATACCAGTTCCCCAGCTTATAACAACGGCGCTGACTGGGTAGGTATATTATTTGCCGCGTATAACGGCTTTGCAGCACTTGCCGCAATTTGTATTCCGATAATAGTTAAGCGCGTTGGTTTAAAGCTCGCTCATTGCTTTAATCTGGTTTTAGGCGCGCTGGGCTTAGCCAGCTTTATTGTTATTAAAGATCCCACCTTACTTATTTGGCCAATGATAGGCATTGGCTTTGCGTGGGCGTCTATTTTATCGCTGCCATACGCCATGTTAAGTACCTCGGTGCCAAGCAGTAAAATGGGTGTTTATATGGGCATATTTAACTTTTTTATTGTTATCCCCCAGCTATTAGCCGCCAGCATTTTAGGGCTTATATTACGCCACTTTTTTGAGAATCAACCAATTTACGCTTTGTTAATAGGCGCGGTGTCGTTTTTACTGGCAGCTGTTGCAGTATTACGCGTTAAACAATCTTAATTTTTATAAATAACAGCAAATTACTGCCTCGACCATTGCATTTTAAGGCAAGGGTAGAGGCAGCAAAATAATTAACCATTAGCCTAAAACCATTCGCAATATATTACAGTTGCACTTTAATTGAATGGTATACAGCAATTAGCATAAACAACAAAAACAAAGGGGATAAAATGAAAACCTTTACTTTGAGTGCATTAGCACTGGCACTTGCATTAACCGGTTGTAAGCCAGCGCCATCAACAAATACTAACACTAATAACGCTGTGACTAATGCGCAAACTAAAACAGTAGAACAGCCAGCAGACTGGTGGCAAAGTGCCATATTTTATCAAATTTGGCCGCGCAGCTTTTACGACAGCGATAACGATGGTCATGGCGACTTTAATGGCATGACAGCAAAACTCCCATACTTAGAAGAGTTAGGTGTAAATGCACTGTGGTTAACGCCTATTTTCGAAGCGCCTTCTTATCATGGCTATGACTTTACAGAGTTTTATAAAGTTGAAAGTGACTATGGCAGTATGGCTGAGTTTGAAGCGTTTATAAAAGCCGCTGATGACAAAGGTATGAAAGTTATACTAGATTTAGTGATCAATCATATCTCTAGTCAGCATGACTGGTTTCAACAATCTGAAAAACAACAAGCGCCATTTAGCGACTATTTTGTATGGCGTGACGATATGCCTAAAGCGGGCAGTGGCTGGGGGCATGCTTGGAGCGATAACGACAAGCCAGAAGCCGTATGGCATTGGAGTGAAACGCGCAAGCAATATTATTATGGTGCATTTGGTGCAAGCCAACCCGATTTAAATTTACGCCACCCAGATGTGGCTAATGAAATGAAAAAAATGGCAAAGTTTTGGCTCGACAAAGGCGTAGCAGGTTTTAGGCTTGATGCAGTACGCTTTGCTATGGAAGGCGGTGCAAATGCACAAGCCGACACCCAAGAAACGATAGAATATTGGCAAGACTTTAATCAATATATAAAAAGTGTAAATCCACAAGCTTACCTGGTAGGAGAAGCATGGGCCGATCTTCCTATTGCGGCAAAGTACTATGGCGAAGGTAAGGGGCTAGATCAAGGCTTTGACTTTGAAGTAGGCTATAAAATTTTGAGCTTACTTAAAACCGATACCGACACAGATGTGCTGTTTGGTACTATGCCATCTAATGAGCAGCACAAAGCTAAAAATGCACTCATCCTTGATGAAAACTTACAACAACGTAAAGACTCGCAAGCACCACTGCACTTTTTTACACCGTTTTTAACTAATCACGATCAAGAACGAGTTGCTTATCAACTTAAAGAGCACGATGGTAAAGCAAAACTAGCAGCGGCCATGTTATTTAGCTCGCCAGGCACACCGTACATTTATTACGGTGAAGAAATAGGCTTAACGCAGCAGCGCATCGGTGACGATGTGTATAAACGTGCGCCCATGCAGTGGGACAATAGTCATCAAGCGGGCTTTACGCAAAGTGACAATAGTTGGGTTGAAGAAACGGCATTATTTGGTGATGACTTTGCAAACTGGTGGCCAGAGTTTCTTGCTAAGCAACTAGCAGCAGGCGATCGTAGTGTTGCAGCGCAGCAAGCACAACCAAATTCTGTTTGGCGTTTATATCAGCACTTAATCGCAATGAAAAAGCAGCGCCCAGAATTTACTATTAACGGCAGTTATCAGCTAACGCAGCACGACAATGGCATAGTAGAAATAACGCGAGAGTTAAACGGCAGTAAAAGTATTTTTGTACTTAACCTAACCGATAAAGCTCAAAGCATCAGCAGTATTGCACGCGACGGTTTAACAGCCAGTTGGCAGCACGATCTCAATGGCGATCAACTTGCCGCTTACGGTTTATTGTTACTAAATAACACACTGTAAATAGCATACTTATTATAGGGGGTAACATACGTTACCCCCTATTTGTTACTACGCACAGTCCCCTCCGTTCGCCCTTTGTAAAAACACGATTTAAAGGGAAGTTTCACAAAGTCACACATCAGATCACATTAAAGTAAAGCTGTGCATATAAGCACTTACTTGCATTTTGCCCTATAACATTATTAAAAGTCGTTTTGGGATATTTTAACAAAGGCAATTTTATAGCACACGTAATTACTTGTTTACATTGTAGTTATTTAGTGGAATTATTGATCTATGTGATATACGCCGTTTTGGGGGGTTATAAACCCCCATAGTGTTGTTCAGTAAGCTGTTATACCCTTTGTCGTAAAATTCAATATATTGGACGTGAACTTGGAAGATCTAGAAATATACCAATTAGCAGGAGATGTTCTTTCTTCTATAACTAGTGACCTAAATGAAAGTATTTATTCAGATCTTAACGGCAAACTATCTTTAGTATGGAGTGAGGTTCAAACCGTGAACGCTTGGGCTAAATCTCAGGGATCTGTTGATGAGCCTCCTATACATAAAATATGTATTCATTTTGAGCTTGTACGCCAATTATATAGGGATACTGAGGCTTTTTGTAAGTATCTAGAAAGTGACATTGATAAGGGGGCTTTCGATTTTTGGTTTCAAGATTTTGAGCAACCCATAGAAATGTTACCTTCGATATTCTCTTCGGAAGCTCATAGAAAGAATATGTTTATAGCTGCGATTACTTTGTAGTGGTCAATAAAATTTGGCCACAGTTTTAGAATCTTTGTATCTAATCTCAGATTCATTTGGTGCTAAACCTGCATTATAATGATGCGGCCTAACGTTGTTGTAATATCCGTTGATATAATCACTAACGCTATATTTAGCATCTATAAAATTTCCATATCCAACCTTTGGCATCCATTCCGTCTTAAAGCTTCTAAAAAATCGCTCCATTGGCGCATTATCCCAACAGTTTCCACGCCTACTCATGCTTTGCGTAATTTTATAGCGCCATAAACGTTGGCGAAATTTTAAGCTTGTATAATGACTACCTTGGTCTGAATGGAACATCAGTCCTGTCGGTTTTCCTCTGCTTTCATACGCGAGTTCAAGCGCTTTTAGCGTTAAATTAGTATCTGGCGACAACGACATTGCCCAACCAACGACTTTACGCGCAAATAAATCGATAACGACCGCTAAATAAGCCCAGCGATTGCCTGTCCAAAGATACGTCACATCACCACACCACACAGTATTCGGTTCAACAACATCAAACTGCCTATCTAGCAAATTTGGGATTTCAAGATGCTCATTACCACCACGTTTATATTGATGTTGTGGTACTTGGCAGCTCTCTAATTTTAGTTTAACCATCAGCTTAGCGGCACGATAACGGCTTAATTCAAAGTCATTATTCGTTGCTATTGTAGCGATTGTCCTTGCACCTGCCGAGCCTCCACTCATTCTATGTATGGCTTTAACCTCTGCTTCTAACCTTACTTGCTCAGGTGTAGGCGTTGTATCCCGTATAGCCCAATATTTATAGCTGCTGCGATGCACATTGAATACGTTGCATAACACGCTAATAGGGTAGCGCTCTCGTTGATTTAATTTCTCGATTAACGAGAATTGTTCAGGGAGTCGGACATCAAGAGAGCGGTAGCCTTTTTTAATATATCCTTTTCTAATTCAATGCGTTGGATTTGCTTTTTAAGTTCACGAATTTCAATCTGTTCGGGCGTCATTGGTGAAGCGGATGGTGCTTGGCCATTCCGTTCTTGCTTTAATTGAGTAACCCACTTACTTACAGTTGATTTACCAACACCCATAGCCTTGGCTGCATCTTCTTGCGTGTAACCTTGGTCGACTACAAGCTGAGCTGTTTCTAATTTGATTGCCGCAGAATATGTTGCACGTTTTAATTTCTTCATTTTTTCACCCAAATTTGTATGCTTATTAGCATAACATTTCTTTCTTAATGGGTGGCCAAAATCACTGTACCACTACATTCCTAGTGTTATCGAAAATACAATGGGAAATGACTCAAGTAATGTATCAAAAAAACTATTTGAACTCTCGATGAAATATTGTGATAAAGAAATACTATCTTTTAAAGAGTATTTTGAGAAGCAGGTTAACAACACGCCCTGAGGTGGGCAGCAAGCACCAAAGCTCACTTTCCATCGCAAATTTTAACAGTGGTAACTCCTTACTTTTTAATGCCGTTAGGTAAGTTAATTCATCGTTGGGTGTATTCGTTTTACAACACCCAACTACAAACCTTATCCATTAAAATGACAGCGATTTAATAATGCTATTACGTGGCTTGCCCTTAGCTTTTCTTGTTCATAATACGCTTTGCCCAAAACGAATGACCAATAAAAAAGCCAGTCCTCTCAACAGCTAGCCTCATGAAAATGAGGGGGGACTTTAAAAAAACCAATTAAAACAACAGCAAACTCTCACTTTATATTTTGCATAAAATACAGTAATAAATTGAACCAAAATAGGAACTCGGCTATGGTTTGTTTATTAATAAAAACAAATAAAAAACGAGTTTATTTACAGGCTCGTTATGTGAAAAGGGATTTTTAATAATGGCACTTTTTTATATTTCACTCGGAGCCGTTTTCTTTTTAATTGCTATAGCTTGGTTTGGGTTTGTAGCTTTATATTCCCAAGTAGAGAATTCAGGATTCGGTTTTGGTTTTATTATGGGGGTATTTCCTGCGTTACTTAGCATGTTGCTTATAGTGCCTAGTACGCTGTATAGAACTGTTTTTGTATTTACACAAAAGCCAAAACAAACAATGAAAGCTAAAGTTACTTTAGTAATTGGGCTGCTAATCACCTTACTTTATAGTGGTGCCATTATTAAGTTAGCTTTCACATAACAACATGCAATATTAGTTACTTAGCGGGTTCTAATAAACTAAACACAGGTAAGCGCCATTTAAAGCGTACCGATGCCATACGTATTAAGTACCCTGTAACTAAGCTAACAATAATGCTTATATTGTCATCAATATTATAGTGATGTAGTGCTAGGTATAAACACGCCACGATAAGTGAAACGCTGGCATACAGCTCGTGGTGTAATACCAATGGCGCTTGACGACATATTAAATCACGTAACAAGCCACCAAATACGCCAGTAACTATGGCTGCAACTACGCAAATGCCATAGTGTAAACCCATGTTTAGCCCAACTTGGCAGCCAATAATACTAAAAGCAGCTAGGCCAAGGGCATCTAAGCGCATAAATATGCCTTTAAACTTAACTACCCATTTAGCCAACCAAGTGGTGATAATGCCGGCCATACAGGTAATTAATAAATATTCTGGATGTTGTACCCACGTAAGTGGGTAATTACCTAGTAAAATATCTCGAACGCTACCACCACCTATGGCGGTGGCACTGGCTACCAAGCTAACGCCAAACCAGTCCATTTTCATTCGGCCAGCACTTAGCGCTCCGGTCATGGCTTCTGCTGTAATACCAATAATATAAACAATAGTTAATAGCATGAGATAGTCACTTGAAATTTACACATATAATAAAGGCGTGATTGTATAGATAAAACAGTAAAATAACGAGTGAGAAATCACGCTAAAAACGCTTACTTCAGATAAGAAAAACTAATACGAAACTTGTGCGTAAATAGGCTGTTAAATTGGGGTGAACCTTTGGGTTGGATGTAAAAGGTGAAGGACAATAGGCCGGAAATAATAAAATAAGTTACTTTGAATTTTAAGCCGTTTTTGTCCTATAACCACTTTATATAGTAGGGAGTTATTTAAAAGCAATGTAATGCAGGCTGTTAACTTGAGCCTCGGGCAATTAATATTGGAGGGAGTAGGGTGCTTTGTACTGCTTCGCCTCGAATTAGTTTTAATAGGTTTTCTACCAGCATTTGTCCGGCTATAGTGGTGTTTTGCTCTACTGTGGTTAAAGGTGGGTTGGTATAGCTGGCAATGGCGATGTTATCGAAACCTATTACGGCAACATCTTTCGGTACGCTAATACCGGCTTCTTTGAGTGCGCGTATTGCACCAATGGCAATTAAATCGCTGGCTGCAAAGAGTGCATTAAATTTTATGTTATTGGCTATTAGTGAGCGAGTGGCATGATACCCCGACTCTTCAGTCGATATTGCATTTGCTGTTTTACGTTTGTTTAAGGTTACGTTATTGGCGCTTAGTTCATCTTTAAAACCTTGAAATCGGGCAAAAAACTCAGGGCTATGATCCGATGCGTCGCCTATAAACGCGCAGTCGGTTCTGTTGCGTGCAATTAAATGCGCTGCAGCTAGTTTTCCGCCACCATAATTGTCGCAGCACACAGTCAGGTCGGGGCGATTGTCGACCGTTGCCCCCCAACAAACAAACTTGGTGTTTTGTTCAAGCAGGGTGTTAAATTTAGGCTGGTAATCTAAGTAATCACCATAACCGAGTAAAATAATCCCATCGGCGCGATGGCTATCTTCGTAGTCGGCTTGCCAATCGGCACTGGCCGATTGAAACGACACCAGTAAATCGTAACCTTCTTTAGCACAAGCGCGGGTAATACTGCCTAGCATGGCTAAAAAAAACGGGTTTATTTGCGATTCATCAGAGGTTGGATCTTCAAACAATAATAGCGCTAAGGTGCTACTTTGTTGGGTACGTAAATTACTGGCGTTTTTGTCGACTTTATAGTTGAGCTTTTTAGCTATATCGAAAACGCGCTTACGGGTTTCTTCGTTTACCAAGGGGCTGTTACGTAAAGCACGAGACACAGTTGATTGCGACACTCCAGCATAATGGGCTATATCAAATGACGTGGCTTTACCTTTCATGAGCACTACTTAATTACAAAGAGAATAATACAGCCATTCTCGTTTATTAATGATTTATTTCAAGCTAATTTATCAATAAAGCACTTTTTTAGTTGATCTACCCATGACACCGGTGTCATAATGTGGGCGTTTTATCATTTTGTTGTCAAAACGTATTGGCTGCCTATATTTTTATAGGCAGCATTTTTTTACTGTGATAGCTGCTTTGGGGTGATAGCCTAAAGTAATAAAAAAGAACAATGGGTTAACCGTTGTAAAATAATAAGCATGAATCGCTTATACTAATTGTATTAAAGAGTGGACTATTATAAGCGCAAAAAAATAGCGCCAAAAAATGATTTAATCACA includes the following:
- a CDS encoding alpha-amylase family glycosyl hydrolase translates to MTIMKIIKYSPLLLASSIYLTGCSDSEIQANQINEQLTKSPDEISKPVVYQVFTRLFGNTQTANVPWGTKEQNGVGKFADFNDAALQGIKELGTTHVWYTGVLHHALVGNYSQYGIKQDDPDVVKGRAGSPYAIKDYYDVNPDLAVNPERRLAEFSALIERTHQHGMKVVIDIVPNHVARNYHSIARPAGVKDFGEQDDTSKEYARNNNFYYVPGQSFQVPSSEQYQVLGGDAHPLADGLFNESPAKWTGNGARAAKPDINDWYETVKVNYGVKPDGSYDFPTLPASFATKDARAHYEFWQDKNLPNSWYKFRDIALFWLDKGVDGFRYDMAEMVPVEFWSFLNSAIKMQNPNAFLLAEVYNPKMYRGYIHQGKMDYLYDKVGFYDTLKAIMQNKQAASTIFDAQQQVADIEQHMLHFLENHDEQRIASPDFAGNALWGKPAMVVSTLISRSPSLLYFGQDVGEDGSENAGFGTPTRTSIFDYIGVPAHQAWMNNGQFDGANLTPEQASLREYYKAIMALNNLPAVVGGDMHALNVKGSDRVVAFSRSLGRQVILVLSNFSEQQQTITINLNSQTTANIGANSALHDLLETHNGVLVSNNDQGASFTLTLNALSSAVLTNKVNNEQ
- a CDS encoding MFS transporter, which encodes MNNNSNKPDLSFWQIWNMCFGFLGIQFGFALQNGNVSRIFQTLGADIDDIPILWVAAPLTGLIVQPIIGYWSDKTWGKLGRRRPFFLYGAILTTLSLFIMPNSPTLWIAAGMLWIMDASINVTMEPFRALVGDNLPKKQRATGYAMQSFFIGIGAVVASALPWMMANWFGIANTAPAGQIPDSVKYSFYFGAVILLVAVGWSILTTKEYSPEQLAAFNHQEEPASQSQPTANINFSKGGIIFSVLGLAVLALVSALNLEKELYLLAGGLVSFGVVQFIAAALQAKQLTSGGFYQVLNDVFTMPEAMKQLAWVQFFSWFSLFAMWIYTTSAVTGFHYGSSDTSSPAYNNGADWVGILFAAYNGFAALAAICIPIIVKRVGLKLAHCFNLVLGALGLASFIVIKDPTLLIWPMIGIGFAWASILSLPYAMLSTSVPSSKMGVYMGIFNFFIVIPQLLAASILGLILRHFFENQPIYALLIGAVSFLLAAVAVLRVKQS
- a CDS encoding alpha-amylase family glycosyl hydrolase, giving the protein MKTFTLSALALALALTGCKPAPSTNTNTNNAVTNAQTKTVEQPADWWQSAIFYQIWPRSFYDSDNDGHGDFNGMTAKLPYLEELGVNALWLTPIFEAPSYHGYDFTEFYKVESDYGSMAEFEAFIKAADDKGMKVILDLVINHISSQHDWFQQSEKQQAPFSDYFVWRDDMPKAGSGWGHAWSDNDKPEAVWHWSETRKQYYYGAFGASQPDLNLRHPDVANEMKKMAKFWLDKGVAGFRLDAVRFAMEGGANAQADTQETIEYWQDFNQYIKSVNPQAYLVGEAWADLPIAAKYYGEGKGLDQGFDFEVGYKILSLLKTDTDTDVLFGTMPSNEQHKAKNALILDENLQQRKDSQAPLHFFTPFLTNHDQERVAYQLKEHDGKAKLAAAMLFSSPGTPYIYYGEEIGLTQQRIGDDVYKRAPMQWDNSHQAGFTQSDNSWVEETALFGDDFANWWPEFLAKQLAAGDRSVAAQQAQPNSVWRLYQHLIAMKKQRPEFTINGSYQLTQHDNGIVEITRELNGSKSIFVLNLTDKAQSISSIARDGLTASWQHDLNGDQLAAYGLLLLNNTL
- a CDS encoding IS3 family transposase (programmed frameshift) → MKKLKRATYSAAIKLETAQLVVDQGYTQEDAAKAMGVGKSTVSKWVTQLKQERNGQAPSASPMTPEQIEIRELKKQIQRIELEKDIFKKGYRSLDVRLPEQFSLIEKLNQRERYPISVLCNVFNVHRSSYKYWAIRDTTPTPEQVRLEAEVKAIHRMSGGSAGARTIATIATNNDFELSRYRAAKLMVKLKLESCQVPQHQYKRGGNEHLEIPNLLDRQFDVVEPNTVWCGDVTYLWTGNRWAYLAVVIDLFARKVVGWAMSLSPDTNLTLKALELAYESRGKPTGLMFHSDQGSHYTSLKFRQRLWRYKITQSMSRRGNCWDNAPMERFFRSFKTEWMPKVGYGNFIDAKYSVSDYINGYYNNVRPHHYNAGLAPNESEIRYKDSKTVAKFY
- a CDS encoding trimeric intracellular cation channel family protein → MLLTIVYIIGITAEAMTGALSAGRMKMDWFGVSLVASATAIGGGSVRDILLGNYPLTWVQHPEYLLITCMAGIITTWLAKWVVKFKGIFMRLDALGLAAFSIIGCQVGLNMGLHYGICVVAAIVTGVFGGLLRDLICRQAPLVLHHELYASVSLIVACLYLALHHYNIDDNISIIVSLVTGYLIRMASVRFKWRLPVFSLLEPAK
- a CDS encoding LacI family DNA-binding transcriptional regulator — its product is MKGKATSFDIAHYAGVSQSTVSRALRNSPLVNEETRKRVFDIAKKLNYKVDKNASNLRTQQSSTLALLLFEDPTSDESQINPFFLAMLGSITRACAKEGYDLLVSFQSASADWQADYEDSHRADGIILLGYGDYLDYQPKFNTLLEQNTKFVCWGATVDNRPDLTVCCDNYGGGKLAAAHLIARNRTDCAFIGDASDHSPEFFARFQGFKDELSANNVTLNKRKTANAISTEESGYHATRSLIANNIKFNALFAASDLIAIGAIRALKEAGISVPKDVAVIGFDNIAIASYTNPPLTTVEQNTTIAGQMLVENLLKLIRGEAVQSTLLPPILIARGSS